One segment of Natronosalvus halobius DNA contains the following:
- a CDS encoding phosphotransferase family protein, giving the protein MNDSDGDVSGDGDGDFGVNVDLDGHVDPDRLESSLAAELGTRVIELEVVDDGLNLILEVSTDDASGPYMLRKPNKLRDASYMNDLRREYAIMERLHETAVPAPTPVLYGDDESIFGDPYYLMTALEGEPIPLGENLPERFRTPRSRERVAARLVEALADIHAADPEPFADSCHRLTPRARVDRATVRLQETTQVTGHEVPALQSVAEWLRENAPTETRTTLVHGDFRPGNVLFSGTDRAEITGVLDWETAALGDPLTDLGYLLLRWRDANDWRPSLEALETRHGDEHEDALRQLREQNERGLSPFTAKPGSPTRRDLVARYEAATGFAFEHERFYRALAAFSLAVVWEDLHRDRLEAGDPSDWKPYVEYVSLIADGIVGGEFPL; this is encoded by the coding sequence ATGAACGACAGCGACGGGGACGTTAGCGGCGACGGCGACGGGGACTTCGGTGTCAACGTGGATCTCGACGGGCACGTGGACCCCGACCGTCTCGAGTCCTCGCTCGCCGCCGAACTGGGGACGAGGGTGATCGAACTCGAGGTCGTCGACGACGGACTCAATCTGATTCTCGAGGTTTCGACCGACGACGCCAGCGGCCCGTACATGCTGCGTAAGCCGAACAAGTTGCGAGACGCGAGCTACATGAACGACCTTCGGCGGGAGTACGCGATCATGGAGCGCCTTCACGAAACCGCGGTACCGGCGCCGACCCCCGTTCTGTACGGCGACGACGAATCGATCTTCGGCGACCCGTACTACCTGATGACCGCACTCGAAGGCGAACCAATACCCCTCGGTGAGAACCTTCCCGAGCGCTTTCGGACGCCCCGGTCGCGAGAGCGGGTGGCTGCGAGACTCGTCGAGGCGCTCGCTGACATCCACGCGGCCGACCCAGAACCGTTCGCGGACAGCTGCCACCGTCTGACGCCGCGAGCCCGCGTCGACCGCGCCACGGTACGACTCCAGGAGACGACCCAGGTGACGGGGCACGAGGTTCCGGCGCTCCAGTCGGTCGCCGAGTGGCTCCGAGAAAACGCGCCGACGGAGACGAGGACGACGCTCGTCCACGGCGACTTTAGACCGGGGAACGTGCTCTTCTCCGGCACGGATCGAGCCGAAATCACCGGCGTCCTGGACTGGGAAACAGCCGCGCTTGGCGACCCGCTGACCGACCTCGGTTACCTGCTGCTCCGGTGGCGAGATGCGAACGACTGGCGACCGTCGCTCGAGGCGCTCGAGACGCGACACGGGGACGAACACGAGGACGCCCTCCGGCAGTTGCGGGAGCAAAACGAGCGTGGCCTCAGTCCGTTCACGGCGAAACCCGGGAGCCCCACTCGACGGGACCTGGTCGCTCGCTACGAGGCGGCGACGGGGTTCGCGTTCGAACACGAGCGATTTTACCGCGCACTGGCGGCGTTTTCGCTCGCGGTCGTGTGGGAGGACCTCCATCGCGACCGACTCGAGGCCGGGGACCCGTCCGACTGGAAGCCATACGTCGAGTACGTGTCGCTGATCGCGGACGGCATCGTCGGCGGCGAGTTCCCGCTGTAG
- a CDS encoding spermidine synthase, which yields MDVSRALESTKFSKPELAVFVSGVVSMGLEILALRIVAPQFGSHIYTVGGLLTVFLAGLSLGYWQGGRAAERASNSQMQWLLFATAIYIAIIIYTSDMLLYSTAAIPLSPRYASLPSIIILFGPPTYLLGFISPYAAELSAKEGIGEASGHVYALGTIGSIIGSGMTTYVLIPSLSITQISLVFGFVLVATAVAVSLPRPSRRTLAVVAVVSLLLVGAATSSSIGLDPRGDVVYQTQTAHQQLEVVDNGDVRTLYLDGTRHSARDLNDPDRHVFEYTRYFHLPMLMADDPESVDRVLFIGGGGYTGPQDFERQYDVDVDVVEIDEEVTATAETYFGLEQSADLQAHTVDGRSFLQNSDETYDVIVLDAFKRDQVPFELTTVEFMQVVDEHLSEDGVLISNVISAPSGPASEFYRAEYATMNEVFPQVYSFRTSDTGAVQNIQVIATKNDTRYSEADLQTRNRNADLPIDLSREIENYMAEPDTDDVPVLTDDRAAVNELLDPMLGQQYVIEETSDEGTSGASSGSGSGSGSESESGSSASSDSSDDTDETNDTGGTNSNEADADGNSSSLAPLVRAS from the coding sequence ATGGACGTTTCACGGGCGCTCGAGTCGACGAAATTCTCGAAACCCGAACTCGCTGTCTTCGTCTCCGGCGTCGTCAGTATGGGTCTCGAGATCCTCGCGCTGCGCATCGTCGCACCGCAGTTTGGGAGTCATATCTACACGGTCGGCGGCCTGCTGACGGTCTTTTTGGCTGGTTTGAGCCTGGGTTACTGGCAGGGCGGGCGAGCGGCGGAACGAGCCTCGAACAGCCAGATGCAGTGGTTGCTGTTCGCCACGGCAATCTACATCGCGATCATCATCTACACGAGCGATATGTTGCTGTACTCGACGGCGGCCATTCCGCTCTCGCCCCGGTACGCCTCGCTCCCGTCGATCATCATCCTCTTCGGGCCGCCGACGTACCTCCTCGGGTTCATTAGCCCCTACGCGGCGGAGCTCTCAGCCAAGGAGGGTATCGGCGAGGCCTCTGGGCACGTCTACGCGCTCGGCACCATCGGGAGCATCATCGGGTCCGGGATGACGACGTACGTACTCATTCCGTCGCTCTCGATCACGCAGATCAGCCTCGTGTTCGGGTTCGTCCTCGTCGCCACTGCGGTCGCCGTATCGCTCCCGCGGCCGTCGAGGCGAACGCTCGCCGTCGTCGCCGTCGTCTCGCTCCTGCTGGTCGGCGCCGCGACCAGTAGCTCCATCGGCCTCGATCCCCGCGGCGACGTCGTCTACCAGACCCAGACGGCCCATCAGCAACTCGAGGTGGTCGACAATGGCGACGTCCGGACGCTGTACCTCGACGGAACGCGCCACAGCGCACGGGACCTGAACGACCCCGACCGTCACGTCTTCGAGTACACGCGATACTTCCACCTGCCGATGCTCATGGCCGACGATCCAGAGTCGGTCGACCGGGTGCTATTCATCGGGGGCGGTGGCTACACCGGACCGCAGGACTTCGAACGACAGTACGACGTCGACGTCGATGTCGTCGAAATCGACGAGGAGGTGACCGCTACTGCCGAGACCTACTTCGGCCTCGAGCAGTCAGCGGACCTCCAGGCCCACACCGTCGACGGGCGATCGTTCCTCCAGAACAGCGACGAGACCTACGACGTGATCGTCCTGGACGCGTTCAAGCGCGACCAGGTGCCCTTCGAGTTGACGACCGTCGAGTTCATGCAAGTGGTCGACGAGCATTTGAGCGAGGACGGCGTTCTCATCTCGAACGTCATCTCCGCGCCCAGCGGGCCGGCCTCGGAGTTCTACCGGGCGGAGTACGCGACCATGAACGAGGTCTTCCCGCAAGTGTACAGCTTCCGCACGTCCGATACCGGAGCGGTCCAGAACATCCAGGTGATCGCGACCAAGAACGACACGCGTTACTCGGAAGCCGACCTCCAGACGCGAAACCGGAACGCCGACCTCCCGATCGACCTCTCGAGGGAGATCGAGAACTACATGGCCGAACCGGACACCGACGACGTGCCGGTGCTCACTGACGACCGGGCGGCGGTCAACGAGTTGCTCGATCCAATGCTCGGTCAGCAGTACGTGATCGAGGAGACGTCCGACGAGGGGACGTCTGGGGCGAGTTCGGGATCGGGATCGGGATCGGGATCGGAATCGGAATCGGGTTCGAGTGCGAGTTCGGACTCGAGTGACGACACCGACGAAACGAACGACACTGGCGGCACGAACTCGAACGAAGCCGATGCTGACGGGAATTCCTCGAGTCTGGCGCCGCTCGTACGAGCGTCGTGA